The genomic stretch tgagacgtggaccacacatgctcgtcaggagaaaaggctcaataccttccacctgagaagcctacggcgcattcTCGGCATCTCGATCCtagcaagacaaggtgacaaacaccgaagtcctgactcgcgctggcctcccgaccatgtataccatgctgagacagcgtcggctgcgttggctgggccacgttcgccgcatggaagatggtcgcatcccaaaagacatcctttatggagagctcgccacggggcagagaagcatcggccgcccacagctgagatacaaatacgtttgcaaacgtgacatgaaggcacttgagatcaacactgagtcctgggaggaccttgcagatgtccgcaacagatggagaaacactctcaagaatcagctacggattggtgaggacaaactgtcagctgctgcagcagaaaagcgaggtcgcagaaaagggacggcagccaacagaccagcatcagcttacacatgtgaccgctgcaacagagactgtctctctcgcatcggtctctacagtcacaggcgacgcttcttggtccaagcagacagcccaattagacattaggtcggatatactctatccatggtcagccatgaccgaaggagtcCTACTCTTATAAGGATTTGTGCATGcaggttattttatttatttatttatttattttgttttttttgttttgcttttgtttgtttgttttgtttttttagtgtgcatATGTCATTGAGCTTTTCATTGTAAATGCTCAGggtttttgtatcattagattgagCTTTTAAGAACATATGTAAGAACGACGCTCTTCTTGCCGCCAGGTGAAGGGCCCTTTCCCGGTGTGCTGGATATGTTTGGACTGGCTGGGGGTCTGATGGAAGTCAGAGCTGCTCTTTTGGCCGCCCAGGGCTTTGCTGCATACGCATTGCCCATCTACAACTATGAGGGCATTCCCGATTCTTTCAATGACCAAACCTTTGATTACTTTGAGAATGCCGTGAGATGGTTGGATCTCACCAGTCAGTAGCGCCAGGAGGCATCGGAGTCACTGGGGTGTCTGGAGGGGCCGCCTTAAGTCAGATGATGGCTTACAAGTGTCCGCAGGTCCGAGCTCTGGTGAAGATCAATGACCGGGGGTACCACAGCATCCTTGAGATGGGGGACCCAGACCATGACCAGTGCTTTCACCGAAACATGTTGTGGGATATGAACAAGTGCAAACGGACAGAGGAGGGCCTCATCTTGAGGGACGTATGGATACTGTCTGATGACTGTATCATACCTTTGTGGGAGAAAGACGTACAAGTGTTGACCCTGGCGTGCGGCGACGACGGTCAAGTAGATCCGAGTAAAAGCGACGAGTTTCGGCAGCTGTACCCTGAGGACCGGCGCCACCTGATTGAAGTGATCCACTACCCACACGCCGGCCATCTCCTGGAGACCCCATACACTCCTCTAAGCCGCACCTGCTTCAATCCCTATTTCAACACAGACCTTGTTTGGGGGGGCCGTTTTCCGGAACACGCAGCCGCCCAGGAAGATTCATGGAAGAGAATCTGTGATTTCTTCCGAAAGCATCTTCCTTCGTCTAGTTAGGATATTGACTGCTTGGTTCTTTGCTACTTTCAGATCAGGGAAGGATGTAATGCCTGACTGAAATATGAATAATACAATGTGGACAGGATGAATATGGCTTCACTTTATTTTCTAAGACAGCTTTCAAGGGTAAATGTAATTGAAAAATATAAGTTTATTTTATTAGATCATACATTTACTATAGTGAAAAAGTTATATCATTTTTTAGAAGCAGATAATATGAAGCAAGCCATTAAAGTCTTCAGTGTTTACTTTATGAATTCTGAaattctgaactttttttttatactttctttTTTGCCTGTAATGACTAATAATGTAGATAATGGCAAGCATATTTTGTATTCTGGATGCGGTGCTTACACACttgtattgttatttttttgtttctttagttttcttttgttgaatttcttgtttgcaaagtattcctctgatactcgacttctcaggatacctcacgtcagaagtaagacctatggacacagatcgttttcttttcaatcgccaaagacatggaacaagctccctgataacctccgtcattatgattccctcacatcttttaaatctcgtccaAAACTCaaaaccttttccctcagcaataagttcaattgtggcaggtccacttcctttgcgttagctgtgcttgactatgtgtgtatacatatgtatgtatacataactacatgcatgtatatgaatgtgtattgtgtgtgcgtatgtttatgtAAGTTGTGCCtgactatgtgtgcgtatgtgttagggtagctgttagatacacatgtatgttaaaatgtatgtatgcagtgtgtgtgtgtgtgtgtgtgtgtgtgtgtgtgtgtgtgtgtgtgtgtgtgtgtgtgtgtgtgtagtcacattttggtgtgtgtgtgtgtgtgtgacattgatgtaatgttttatgttagcaaaagcgtttttgtaaagcacctagagcagatttctggatagtgtgctatataagtatccattattattattattatgtaatgttggttttactgtATTCATTCTACATTTGTAACCATCCATCAGCTTTTATTTTGTTATACCCAAAAAGCGCCAGCACATCATTaaaagtctatcacaatgtaaacacctTTATTTTGAATGTCTTACAAGTTTTGTCCAAGAAAGTTGCACATGGTCACATTCCCATAGATAATGTAGAACTGTGTCTTTTCTTTATCCTTGCAGAAATTACTATTGTTATCAAGGAGTACTCTCATGTTTATCAGAACAGAAATCACAAGAATATGATAGCTGATTTTCATCTGGAAGCATTTCAATCTTATCTCTTGGATTTtttggtattaaaaaaaagattccattccagcttgttttcaaaaatcaagtcccaattttacAGGAATTTGGTccgtagaaacatttcgttcccCTTGGAACTTTTATCAATACAGTAGATAATGTATACCTGTATGTGCTTTATTAAAGCTTGGTCCATTCTGATCGTTGTTTTCCAATgcaatattcttttctctttaattttttttaatgcaaaggtTTCATCAAAATATCTTGCTCGTCATGTACATCAATTTTGTCATAAATTCTGAATAACTACGaaatacatctttccagaagGGTTTAGTACACATCCTCCAACTGTTAGTATTATTGGGCCATATTGCTGTAAtatttcaacttctggacattccTTTAACATTTCATTTCGATTTTGGACGATATGACAGGttgtaacattttctttttcaaccatgtgagttttaaagatTTTATGAATGATAGAATATGCAAAATATTTATGCCCCcttttgtacactgtgcactgctactgatcttttaacttggtctctctctcttttttttcttctttttttttatcatatacaAAATTAAAGCACATTTTAGtaattcttgaatactgttatccggtggatttggaagcataatccataagtaaattaattttgacaataTAATTGACTTTAGAACAACTACTCTTCTTAGTAGTGAAATAGGCCTTTTCATCCATACTTTAGATAGTTTTTGGTTTCATTAAACTTATAACTTACATTCACTTCTGCTGTATTACGCAGATCATTAGTAAACCAGATCCCCGGGATTTTAAACCGTGATGGATTCCAATTCATTTAAGACtttatagataaataaaatgtATCACAATACATGTAGACATTGCATGTTCTTTCACAATTCGAGTCCTGAAACTGTTCCATTTTCTCTAGTTGTGTAGATAGTTCTCCATGTGATTTTTGTCACCttctagaaaaacaacaactcattaTCAGCAAACTGGCTGATTTTGCATTCCATCTCTGAAATTATAATACCTTTTATATCTTTATTCTCACGAGTTTTGCAATCCATTAATTcagcacacaaaataaacaaaaagggtgAGGGTGGGTCTCCCTGTCCATAGGTCCTCGTTCAATCGGGATCCGTGTCGATGCTTTACCATCACTAACACTGAGGATTTTATATACTGTAAACCCTTCTACCCATCAACAAATGGCATCACCAAAACCCAAGGGTTTGAAAACTTTGTACATATGTTTCCAACTGACTGAATCGAAAGCATTTTCAAATTGTGAAGAAACTAGTAGTCCTGGTATACTTGTTCCGTTCAAATAATAGATTGTGTCGTGTATAAACCTTGAATTATCTCCTATATATCGTGTATAAACCTTGAATTATCTTCTATATATCGTGTATAAACCTTGAATTATCTTCTATATATCTGCCGGCGTCAAAAACCAGTTTAATCTTCATTGATAACTTTACCTGGGACTGTTTTCAATCTAGTTGCTATTCAGGAAAGGCCAATTTTGTAAATGACGTTTAACAGCGATATGGGACgctacttattttctttcttcttcttttttttcttttttctctttatttctttgtatgcTTTATGGGTTTATATCCTTTTGCGCGTtaagcaaagcacaacacattttctctgtgttattgacatcttttttttttcttaagaagctgaattcttattttattttagattATTTGCCTTCCAAATATCTTTCATTTTTCCAGTACAATAATCCGTTTGAAACAGAGcgtacacaaaaacaaagaaacaaaaaacaaaacaaaacaaacaaacaaaaaagatagaaagaaaaaccaacataATTATAGGCCTATCAGTGAGGCtgatttcttatttcatttacaCCAATTGCCTTCTAGATATATTTAattcttattaaaaaaacaaaaaaacatcgtaATGTTGTTTaagttgtttatgtattttactGCATTTGAAGTCGTCGTTTTCTGCCTACCTATGGTAGGCCATCAAGGCCTGAACAGTGTGTTGGGTGTATGCAcagcggggttttttgttgttgttgtttgtttgtttgtttttgtttttttattatttgtttttcatcttctgtttttctttttaaatgtattggatcagtctgcacactttgaaacctcttgaaactgaaactgaagccgaGACATAGGTCTCTCTGGATGGAGCTGAAGGCTTTGGTTTGTTCCGTGGTAAACTGAACATCACATTGACAATGATAACACACTGGACTTCGGTTTGCTCCGTGGTAAACTGAACATCACATTGACAATGATAACACACTGGACTTCGGTTTGTTCCGTAGTAAACTGAACATCACATTGACAATGATAACACACTGGACTTCGGTTTGTTCCGTAGTAAACTGAACATCACATTGACAATGATAACAAACTGGACTTTGGTTTGTTCCGTGGTAAACTGAACATCACATTGACAATGATAACACACTGGACTTTGGTTTGTTCCGTGGTAAACTGAACATCACATTGACAATGATAACACACTGGACTTTGGTTTGCTCCGTGGTAAACTGAACATCACATTGACAATGATAACACACTGGACTTTGGTTTGCTCCGTGGTAAACTGAACATCACATTGACAATGATAACACACTGGACAGATGATCTGGTTTCTGAAATAAAACGACTGTTTTAGGACGGGTTTTGTAACGATTGATTATTCGttagcttgtttgtttatttgtttatcgttGTGTTTGTTTAGTTAATGTTGCTTACATAACCCCGATCATGAGCTATTATTTTATATCATACACCATTATGGAAGGTATAACGCATCGGTTTGGAAAAAGACTTCATAGTTCAAGAGAAATTACAATGGCCGACAAAGGTACTACATCatcataatgaaaatgaaatcacaacaaacaacattgccaccacaccactaccaccacaataacaacaatcaacaacaccaccaccaacaataaacagcagcaacaactgaaGCATGTTCGTCTTTGTGCACAAAAGAACACGAGGAcactataattattataatcCACTAAATACGATTGAAGGACTTCCTAATGTATAGCCCGCAGTAATTGGTTTAAACacttttaatatcaagaaacaaggtgaaatacagcgttcgaTTAAGAAAACTTAAGCAACAATAAGCCTGAGCCTACATCGTGCTCGTTCATGCAAtacacaagcaatacacaaacgcaatggcgaaaatacacacattatttgataacggaaagaaagttgaagtgaaagacaaaactaaacaagaaaaactacaacaaaaaacaaaaaatccaaactgctattactgcaactaccactgacaacaacaacaataataatattaatgataatgataatactaacatagtaacaacaatgata from Babylonia areolata isolate BAREFJ2019XMU chromosome 6, ASM4173473v1, whole genome shotgun sequence encodes the following:
- the LOC143283514 gene encoding LOW QUALITY PROTEIN: bile acid-CoA:amino acid N-acyltransferase-like (The sequence of the model RefSeq protein was modified relative to this genomic sequence to represent the inferred CDS: inserted 1 base in 1 codon), producing the protein MSKVDMCKKGTDGLKTARDGLEFLKGLDLSVICVSWTSLEEQQRSTCVLKKHWCVRLESVTALENEKKAERYCPLDMIILDLYPGMKYYITTSKMVPMNVGFQFGEQEEVRWSQVWLHRHHGVPYPYPSPPGCVPSPCGLFEERVARGVCDPRPTRNAECIELLRTYVRTTLFLPPGEGPFPGVLDMFGLAGGLMEVRAALLAAQGFAAYALPIYNYEGIPDSFNDQTFDYFENAVRWLXSHQSVAPGGIGVTGVSGGAALSQMMAYKCPQVRALVKINDRGYHSILEMGDPDHDQCFHRNMLWDMNKCKRTEEGLILRDVWILSDDCIIPLWEKDVQVLTLACGDDGQVDPSKSDEFRQLYPEDRRHLIEVIHYPHAGHLLETPYTPLSRTCFNPYFNTDLVWGGRFPEHAAAQEDSWKRICDFFRKHLPSSS